From a single Anoplolepis gracilipes chromosome 3, ASM4749672v1, whole genome shotgun sequence genomic region:
- the LOC140664084 gene encoding uncharacterized protein, which produces MINAEGVTMRYPQFRLKIDLSKFYHDARQFCWIFIDGTKIQQIIHIQQHISKIFSITEPFHLLLNDTEYLPPTEDVRILKENETIQVVPGSGITNKVDKQGTYHGSMHDKQVHMTDTKIGTVTFDGSALDTSNNTSSTDIQPISNNTTQNMTFYSVIGDTVMDNTEEDTDSKVTNNNNLMENCNVTDSVVKRKRVRKRRPKNQPKTQFILPSNINEESKPKKPRIIDSYIISSGKHIRFDSMKKEENNIAKQIVQEISRNESSISKISSCRDLSKLLALGQSSTPITFVNKKIKNEVNMENGLNDEIKNKLSNKIVENNIITENNSYNKENTQNSENCVYSDLEKLPLMTRKPQVKDIIAFKTLKIGSDYTPQISNFIVTEVIGEVAGSSANSLSYYLRTIEGKEELQVPSGKFSISEDESCTQTTFITNCDSDTFILNYPQMQDIRLVSL; this is translated from the exons ATGATAAACGCAGAAGGAGTCACGATGAGGTATCCACAGTTCCGATTAAAAATCGATTTGTCCAAGTTTTATCACGATGCACGTCAATTTTGCTGGATTTTTATCGACGGGACAAAGATCCAGCAGATTATTCACATCCAACAACATATTAGCAAAATCTTTAGCATCACAGAACCGTTTCATTTGTTGTTAAACGATACCGAATATTTGCCGCCAACGGAGGATGTGCGTATACTTAAGGAAAATGAAACGATACA aGTAGTTCCTGGATCAGGTATAACAAATAAAGTTGATAAACAAGGAACATACCATGGTTCTATGCATGATAAACAGGTCCATATGACAGACACAAAAATAGGAACAGTTACATTTGATGGATCTGCACTGGATACATCTAATAATACCTCGAGTACTGACATACAGCCAATCTCaa ATAATACTACACAAAACATGACATTCTACAGCGTGATCGGTGATACAGTCATGGACAATACAGAAGAAGATACAGATTCTAAAGTTACGAATAACAACAATTTAATGGAAAACTGTAATGTGACAGACTCTGTTGTAAAAAGGAAGCGTGTACGAAAACGAAGACCAAAAAATCAACCTAAAACTCAATTTATATTACCttctaatataaatgaagaaaGCAAGCCAAAGAAACCAAGAATTATagattcttatattatttcatctgGAAAGCATATACGATTTGATAGCatgaaaaaggaagagaataACATTGCAAAACAAATAGTACAAGAAATATCCAGAAATGAATCTTCCATAAGCAAAATATCATCCTGTAGAGATCTGTCTAAACTTTTAGCATTAGGACAAAGTTCAACACcaattacatttgtaaataagaaaattaaaaacgaaGTTAATATGGAAAATGGATTAAATGATgagataaaaaacaaactcTCGAATAAAATTGTGGAGAACAATATTATCacagaaaataattcatacaataaagaaaacacGCAAAACTCTGAGAACTGTGTGTATAGCGATCTAGAAAAACTCCCACTTATGACTAGAAAACCCCAagttaaagatattattgctTTCAag ACCTTGAAGATAGGTTCTGATTACACTCCtcaaatatctaattttattgtgACTGAGGTAATAGGTGAGGTAGCAGGTAGTTCTGCAAACTCTTTAAGTTATTATTTGAGAACAATCG AAGGCAAAGAGGAACTTCAAGTGCCATCTGGAAAATTTTCCATATCAGAAGATGAATCCTGTACCCAGACTACATTTATCACTAATTGTGACTCAGATACGTTTATACTAAATTATCCACAAATGCAAGATATTCGTTTGGTTTCATTGTAA